The sequence below is a genomic window from Phycisphaerales bacterium AB-hyl4.
CCTTCGGCTGTCACTCGTTTTGGCCCTTACCGTTTCACTCACCACGCCACTCATCGCATCGCCGTTCCGTGATGGCATCGTCGTCTTCGGCGACAGCCTCACCGACACAGGCTTCTTCAACAGCGTCACCGACGGCGCCGTGCCCGGCCCCGGTTACACCGACGGCCGATTCTCCAACGGCCCGGTCTGGATCGAACACCTCGCCAACGCACTCGGACACAGCGACCCCCTCCCGCCAACGCTCGGCGGCACGAACTACGCCTTCGGCGCGGGCATGACCCACTCCAGCCTCGACCCCACGCCGGACCTCGTCCACATGGACCAGCAGGTGGGCATGTACCTCGACACCCTCAGCCAATCGCCCGGCCGACCGCCGCGACATGACCTGTTCGTCCTCTGGGGCGGCGCGAACGACTTCATGCGAGCCGACCCCAACACCCCGATCGACCCCGTCGCGTCGGCGCAAAACATCGGCCAGTACATCGAACAACTCTACAACGTCGGCGGACGCAACTTCCTCGTCGGCGATCTGCCCCAACTCGGCAACGTCCCCGCCACCGTTCACGACCCCGAAGCCCGCGACGCGCTCAACAGCCTCTCCAGCGCATTCAACAGCGCGCTGGCCCAGGTCCTGCTCGACCTCGAACAACTGCAAGGCCTCAACCTCTACCGCCTGCCCGCCGCCGACCTGTTCGACGCGGCCTGGGCAGGCGAGTTGGGCTTCAGCAATGTCGATGAGCCCGCCGTGCCAGGCCTCGAACCCGGCGCCCCCGTTTGGGGCGACCCCGTGCCCAACCCCGACGAGTACATGTTCTGGGACGCCATCCATCCCAGCGCCGCGATGCACGAGTTCATCGGCGAAGCCGCTTTCGACGCGGTCGACGGGCTCGGCCCCCGCGGCTGGTATCGGGTGAACGCGATCCCCGAGCCGACCAGCGGCACGCTCGTCATCGGCGCAGCGATGATGTTGCTGGCACGTCGTCGGCGACGTGCTCATTCATAAAGCTCGTTTGTAATCATTCAGGAATCCGACGCCGACCGGCGCGGCCCCTCGAATTCGCCCACCAACTCGACCTGGATCTGCTCGATCCGGAACCCGAGTTTGTGCTCGATCTCGGTCAGCGCCTCGCGCGGCAAATGCCTCAACAACGCGTCCCCCAGCGATTCGGGCACGTCCGCCACCGCGCCGCTGTGTCGGCAGCGCAGGTGCAGGTGGTCGTCGCGTACCGCGTCGTATCTCGCAGAGCCGTTCAACCCCGCCCCGGGTAGCTTCTGCACCAGCCCCGATCGGCAAAACGCCTCCAGCGTGTTGTACACCGTCGCCAGGCTCATGCCCGGAATCTCACGGCCCACATCGCGGAACAGGTCGTCGGCCGTGGGATGCTCACGCGTCGCCTCCAGCGCAGCGTAAATCGCCTTGCGCTGCCGCGTGCAACGCAAGTTGTGTGCCGAAAACAGCACTTCGATGTGATTGTCCGGCTCATGGTCGAACAAAGGATGACT
It includes:
- a CDS encoding Fur family transcriptional regulator, which gives rise to MFDHEPDNHIEVLFSAHNLRCTRQRKAIYAALEATREHPTADDLFRDVGREIPGMSLATVYNTLEAFCRSGLVQKLPGAGLNGSARYDAVRDDHLHLRCRHSGAVADVPESLGDALLRHLPREALTEIEHKLGFRIEQIQVELVGEFEGPRRSASDS
- a CDS encoding SGNH/GDSL hydrolase family protein, giving the protein MMMFLRLSLVLALTVSLTTPLIASPFRDGIVVFGDSLTDTGFFNSVTDGAVPGPGYTDGRFSNGPVWIEHLANALGHSDPLPPTLGGTNYAFGAGMTHSSLDPTPDLVHMDQQVGMYLDTLSQSPGRPPRHDLFVLWGGANDFMRADPNTPIDPVASAQNIGQYIEQLYNVGGRNFLVGDLPQLGNVPATVHDPEARDALNSLSSAFNSALAQVLLDLEQLQGLNLYRLPAADLFDAAWAGELGFSNVDEPAVPGLEPGAPVWGDPVPNPDEYMFWDAIHPSAAMHEFIGEAAFDAVDGLGPRGWYRVNAIPEPTSGTLVIGAAMMLLARRRRRAHS